From the Vibrio vulnificus CMCP6 genome, one window contains:
- a CDS encoding diguanylate cyclase produces the protein MEKLLSKVTDAGFDPTSVSGEEAIILWNHVRQHVASTNTEKAHCYIISAEYRFKLKQVQLSIDELKEALSLLTLPENAEDILTVKANLSERLVDIGDYASALNEYVGASNIAVEHGFLDEYVTSVLGMGNLCDAYGDHQRALRYYQKIDGIDHAISSRSLRLRYKLYMLACYINLGRISAAKDLLKECEELSILVSDKILSGQILLYQAKIHRLEKDYVSALLSLSKVQYISGNLNSTWLSVMNRIEMTYSLCAIGKKELANLLLTSSSKNIEMKASPIIAKQFYQAMSEVLAAQGLFKEALVFEKKGFRIESDLMKHIPISELGAAQLRRISRFELQLKLILSEIENKELKETTQQHKNTVAQLQQDVFTDPLTALHNRRWLDVKLKDLLLHDTTFALMVIDIDHFKSINDELSHLVGDKAIVNVSSELAAYFRFRGASCVRFGGEEFLVILENTDLAKAELHAENYRERIFQFGWREILGERGLTVSIGITMHRDGENTQRTFYRADKALYRAKANGRNQVCIEE, from the coding sequence ATGGAAAAGCTGCTGAGTAAAGTAACTGATGCCGGTTTTGATCCAACCTCTGTGTCTGGTGAAGAAGCGATCATCTTATGGAACCACGTGAGGCAACACGTCGCCTCGACCAATACTGAAAAAGCCCACTGCTACATCATCAGTGCAGAATATCGTTTCAAGTTGAAACAAGTACAGCTCAGTATTGATGAATTGAAAGAAGCCTTGTCGCTGCTCACTCTACCGGAAAATGCGGAAGACATTTTGACGGTCAAAGCCAATCTCAGCGAGCGATTGGTCGACATTGGGGATTACGCCAGTGCGCTCAATGAATACGTTGGGGCATCAAACATTGCCGTCGAACACGGCTTTCTTGATGAGTATGTGACCTCAGTCTTGGGGATGGGTAACTTGTGCGACGCGTATGGCGATCATCAACGCGCGCTGCGCTATTACCAAAAAATCGATGGTATCGATCACGCCATCAGTAGCCGCTCATTACGCCTGCGTTACAAGCTCTACATGCTCGCTTGTTACATCAACCTTGGTCGTATTAGTGCAGCGAAGGATCTACTCAAAGAGTGTGAAGAACTGAGTATCCTCGTCAGTGACAAAATTCTTTCTGGGCAAATTCTTCTCTATCAAGCAAAAATCCATCGTCTTGAGAAAGATTACGTGTCGGCCCTACTATCGCTTTCCAAAGTGCAGTACATTTCAGGCAACTTGAACTCCACTTGGTTATCGGTCATGAACCGCATTGAGATGACCTACTCGCTTTGTGCTATTGGCAAAAAAGAGTTGGCGAATCTGCTGCTCACCAGTTCATCCAAAAACATCGAGATGAAAGCATCCCCTATCATTGCCAAACAGTTTTATCAGGCAATGAGCGAAGTTCTTGCCGCTCAAGGACTATTCAAAGAGGCGTTAGTCTTTGAGAAAAAAGGCTTCCGTATCGAAAGCGATCTGATGAAACATATTCCCATCAGTGAGTTGGGGGCAGCTCAATTACGCCGTATCTCTCGTTTTGAATTACAGTTGAAATTAATCCTCTCTGAAATCGAAAACAAAGAGCTCAAAGAGACCACTCAGCAACACAAGAACACCGTTGCTCAACTACAACAAGACGTTTTCACCGATCCTCTTACTGCCTTGCATAACCGTCGTTGGTTGGATGTCAAACTGAAGGATCTGTTGTTGCACGACACTACATTTGCCTTGATGGTGATTGACATCGACCACTTTAAATCGATCAACGATGAGCTTAGCCATTTGGTGGGCGACAAAGCGATTGTCAATGTGTCATCGGAGTTGGCGGCGTATTTCCGCTTTCGTGGCGCTTCTTGCGTGCGCTTTGGTGGAGAGGAATTTCTGGTCATTCTTGAAAATACTGATTTGGCGAAAGCAGAGCTTCATGCCGAAAACTATCGTGAACGTATTTTCCAGTTTGGTTGGCGAGAAATTCTTGGTGAGCGCGGCCTAACGG
- a CDS encoding tetratricopeptide repeat protein, whose translation MDKSQLQLDAELRQIKARVNSEPAEVLKVAEQCYIRAEQIVYPEAEIEALLIQSHCCWCLMDYRRGLKLIKEAHSKQNRLDNDDRLPQILHLHALQYWGQAKYYSAQQYWINALEQSALIDETEIQIEALIGLGNVWRITNDYKLAASTHELAVKVANNARINWAEGKARILLAWDYYLLNNYVEMLTILDGASEVLKDYPDNTWQAEIWDFRGLALLGLERLDAADEATKKAHDLAVEHNLTWMKAHSFISRARLELLRKNTLNASVLLDQAEISALQFDNGELLSQICFQQSKVAEEQGNFEVAYQAFRKYRHYSLQMLREQTSRVSLDKARSSKRQLEQRARKLINRIRAQHEYDPERQFSNVVSETYWWEQLVLFKTELKQANHSIIMIQHADPAYLEVCTELAHSLSTPKDLISRLSSDRVAMLISEKDEPADALFHVVSTMISIYPWQRRGLNGPLPQLSLQDILTFPFTLEQLEDSHRTKTKGKKKHGKAAE comes from the coding sequence TTGGATAAAAGCCAACTTCAGTTAGACGCTGAACTCAGACAAATCAAAGCTCGCGTAAATAGTGAGCCTGCGGAGGTACTGAAAGTTGCCGAGCAGTGCTACATCCGCGCCGAGCAAATTGTCTACCCAGAAGCGGAAATTGAAGCCCTTTTAATCCAGTCCCACTGCTGTTGGTGTTTGATGGATTACCGCCGTGGCTTAAAACTCATCAAAGAAGCCCACAGCAAACAAAACCGCCTCGACAACGACGATCGACTACCACAAATTCTCCACTTGCATGCCCTACAATACTGGGGTCAAGCCAAATATTATTCTGCTCAGCAATACTGGATTAACGCGCTGGAACAATCTGCGTTAATTGATGAAACCGAGATACAAATTGAAGCGTTAATTGGCTTGGGCAACGTTTGGCGCATCACCAACGATTACAAACTGGCTGCGTCGACGCACGAACTCGCAGTTAAAGTTGCAAACAATGCACGTATCAACTGGGCGGAAGGCAAAGCGCGTATTTTGTTAGCTTGGGATTACTACCTGCTCAATAACTACGTGGAAATGCTGACCATCTTGGATGGGGCTAGCGAAGTACTCAAAGACTACCCCGACAACACATGGCAAGCGGAAATCTGGGATTTTCGCGGTCTAGCCTTACTAGGTTTGGAGCGTTTGGATGCCGCCGACGAGGCAACCAAAAAAGCACATGATCTTGCGGTTGAGCACAACCTCACGTGGATGAAAGCCCATTCATTTATCAGCCGCGCGCGTTTAGAGCTGCTACGGAAAAATACCCTTAATGCTTCGGTCTTACTCGATCAAGCTGAAATCTCTGCGTTGCAATTTGATAATGGTGAGCTGTTAAGCCAAATTTGTTTCCAGCAATCTAAAGTGGCGGAAGAGCAAGGCAACTTTGAGGTGGCTTATCAAGCCTTTCGCAAGTATCGCCACTACTCGCTGCAAATGCTGCGAGAGCAAACTAGCCGCGTTAGTCTGGACAAAGCACGTAGCTCCAAACGTCAACTTGAACAGCGAGCACGCAAACTCATTAACCGCATTCGAGCCCAGCACGAATACGATCCAGAGCGTCAGTTTTCGAATGTGGTGTCTGAAACCTATTGGTGGGAACAACTGGTCTTATTTAAAACCGAACTCAAGCAGGCCAACCATTCCATCATCATGATCCAACATGCTGATCCTGCGTATCTGGAAGTGTGTACCGAGTTAGCGCATAGCTTGTCGACACCAAAAGATCTCATCTCTCGCTTGAGCAGCGATCGCGTAGCCATGTTAATCAGTGAAAAAGACGAACCTGCAGACGCCCTTTTTCATGTCGTCTCCACCATGATTTCGATCTACCCGTGGCAGCGCCGAGGGCTGAACGGCCCGCTACCTCAACTCTCTTTGCAAGATATCCTCACCTTCCCATTCACACTGGAACAATTAGAGGATTCACACAGAACCAAGACCAAGGGAAAGAAAAAACATGGAAAAGCTGCTGAGTAA
- the deoD gene encoding purine-nucleoside phosphorylase, with product MATPHINAQPGDFAETVLMPGDPLRAKYIAETFLEDVKQVCDVRNMFGFTGTYKGKKVSVMGHGMGIPSACIYVHELIAEYGVKNVIRVGSCGAVRDDVNLMDVVIGMGASTDSKVNRIRFNDHDFAALADYGLLEEAVKQARAQNVPVKVGNVFSADLFYTPEADIFEKMEKLGILGVDMEAAGIYGVAADLKAKALTILTVSDHIIRGEKLSSEDRQKSFNDMMKVALETAINL from the coding sequence ATGGCAACCCCACACATCAACGCACAACCAGGTGATTTCGCAGAAACCGTACTGATGCCAGGCGATCCGCTACGCGCTAAGTACATCGCAGAAACCTTCTTGGAAGATGTAAAACAAGTTTGTGACGTTCGTAACATGTTCGGCTTCACTGGCACTTACAAAGGTAAAAAAGTGTCTGTTATGGGCCACGGTATGGGTATCCCATCTGCATGTATCTATGTTCACGAGCTGATCGCTGAATACGGCGTGAAAAATGTTATCCGCGTTGGTAGCTGTGGTGCGGTGCGCGACGACGTTAACCTGATGGACGTTGTGATTGGCATGGGTGCTTCGACGGATTCTAAAGTAAACCGTATCCGCTTTAACGATCACGATTTCGCTGCACTGGCGGATTACGGTCTGTTGGAAGAAGCGGTGAAACAAGCACGTGCGCAAAACGTACCAGTAAAAGTCGGTAACGTATTCTCTGCGGATCTTTTCTACACACCAGAAGCAGACATCTTCGAGAAGATGGAAAAACTAGGCATCCTAGGTGTGGATATGGAAGCAGCAGGCATCTACGGTGTGGCTGCGGATCTAAAAGCAAAAGCACTGACTATTCTGACTGTTTCTGACCACATCATCCGTGGCGAGAAACTAAGCTCTGAAGATCGTCAGAAGTCGTTCAACGACATGATGAAAGTGGCTCTAGAAACCGCCATCAATCTTTAA
- a CDS encoding YbgA family protein, with amino-acid sequence MNSSKLKIGISACVLGDQVRFDGGHKQSRFVVQELMPHFSFVPVCPEVGMGMPVPRPTIRLISNEERIAMVETKNPDKDYTEQMLSYSEQQVDRLMAHSLSGYIVCAKSPTCGMEKVKVYKTHGAEKEGVGLYTQTLMRKMPWLPVEEDGRLNDPVLRENFITRVYCLHDFNTNVLNQLSRKSIVEFHSRYKLTLMAHHPASYRSLGRMVASIAEYDLQEFAYQYREGLMKALTHRASRKNNTNVLMHLQGYFKTALNKEQKSELAQVIHDYRTGLLPLLAPLTLIRHYLNTHPDGYLESQKFLKPYPQELKLRYGL; translated from the coding sequence ATGAATTCTTCTAAATTAAAGATCGGTATCAGTGCATGCGTGTTGGGCGATCAAGTCCGTTTTGATGGGGGACACAAACAGAGTCGTTTTGTGGTTCAGGAGCTGATGCCACACTTCTCCTTTGTACCCGTTTGCCCTGAGGTGGGGATGGGAATGCCTGTACCACGCCCGACGATTCGTCTTATTTCGAATGAAGAACGAATCGCGATGGTGGAAACCAAGAATCCAGACAAAGATTACACTGAGCAGATGCTCTCTTACTCTGAGCAGCAAGTTGATCGATTAATGGCGCACTCTTTAAGTGGTTACATTGTCTGCGCAAAATCACCCACCTGTGGCATGGAGAAGGTCAAGGTCTACAAAACTCATGGCGCGGAAAAAGAGGGCGTTGGTTTGTACACTCAAACGCTGATGCGCAAAATGCCTTGGTTACCGGTGGAAGAAGATGGTCGCCTGAATGATCCTGTGCTGCGTGAAAATTTCATCACTCGTGTTTATTGCCTGCATGATTTTAATACCAACGTGCTAAATCAGTTGTCGCGCAAAAGCATCGTCGAGTTCCACTCTCGCTACAAACTGACCTTGATGGCGCATCATCCCGCGTCGTACCGCTCGTTAGGGCGTATGGTGGCATCCATTGCGGAGTACGATTTGCAAGAGTTTGCCTATCAGTATCGTGAAGGACTAATGAAAGCCTTAACCCATCGTGCGAGCCGCAAAAACAACACCAATGTGTTAATGCATCTGCAAGGTTATTTTAAGACGGCACTGAACAAAGAGCAGAAAAGTGAATTGGCTCAAGTTATTCATGATTACCGAACAGGTTTATTGCCACTGTTGGCACCGTTGACTTTGATTCGCCACTACTTAAATACCCATCCTGATGGCTATTTAGAAAGCCAGAAATTCCTTAAACCTTATCCTCAGGAGTTGAAACTGCGTTATGGATTGTAA
- a CDS encoding MerR family transcriptional regulator, whose translation MDCKQPMDKKLYAIREVSELTGVKPVTLRAWQRRYNLVQPERTEKGHRLYSEDNIEMIREIQGWLAKGIAIGKVKDLLANPDAEGALAVESRELDEVERMLSALSVLNAGKAESVLNTVLKEYPFTVVCDQFLYPVMTALERVKSTTRSLQKGLLRSMLHTRLTFIVEAERKAATKGKCLLLSYEGGDFIAGWMEAVTLSEQGWYVTLIDGVEDLSGLDFADVAEHYQRVHIFSHRALQEKQLNMVKSMLDNNKVTLSDVLARLQFG comes from the coding sequence ATGGATTGTAAACAACCAATGGACAAAAAACTGTATGCCATTCGCGAAGTGTCAGAGTTAACAGGGGTAAAACCTGTGACGCTACGAGCCTGGCAAAGACGTTACAATTTGGTCCAGCCAGAGCGTACTGAGAAAGGGCATCGACTCTACAGCGAAGACAATATTGAGATGATTCGCGAGATTCAAGGTTGGCTCGCCAAAGGCATTGCCATCGGCAAGGTGAAAGATCTGCTGGCAAATCCCGACGCCGAAGGCGCGTTAGCGGTGGAGAGTCGTGAGTTAGATGAAGTTGAACGAATGTTGTCGGCTCTGTCTGTACTGAACGCAGGTAAGGCTGAGTCGGTGTTAAATACGGTGCTGAAAGAGTATCCATTTACGGTGGTTTGCGATCAGTTCTTATATCCGGTCATGACGGCATTGGAGCGGGTTAAAAGTACCACTCGTAGCCTACAAAAAGGCTTACTTCGCTCTATGCTGCATACTCGTCTCACCTTTATTGTCGAAGCGGAGCGGAAAGCGGCCACGAAAGGCAAGTGCCTACTGCTTTCCTATGAAGGCGGAGACTTTATTGCGGGATGGATGGAGGCGGTGACGTTAAGCGAGCAAGGTTGGTATGTCACTTTGATTGATGGAGTGGAAGATCTCTCTGGGCTCGATTTTGCCGATGTCGCCGAACACTATCAGCGTGTGCATATTTTCTCGCATCGAGCGTTGCAAGAGAAGCAACTCAACATGGTTAAGTCCATGCTCGATAACAACAAAGTTACGTTGAGCGATGTTTTGGCTCGACTCCAATTTGGGTAG
- the phrB gene encoding deoxyribodipyrimidine photo-lyase, whose translation MKLVWLRRDLRSVDNTALNHAIATSQEVVACFVATPLQWRDHHMAPMQADLIARRLAVLAEELNALNIPLLYDEVDDYAQSATRVANWAEQLAVSEVVLNREYEVNERVRDEQLVNQLASSEIGVLDVEDKCVQAPGCVLNKQGDYFKVFTPFKKAWLKSFVPPQIIKTSAAQPVVLPEALQSSLWHEQAPFSYPRQSSEEWSVDSQQIRETLRHFCHEEVDRYHEQRDFPATAGTSVLSPYLAIGAISVRQCIARLYWQQSYLSNGREVWLSELIWREFYHHLIHFEPKLVKGQGFVEWEKHLLWPAKPDWFDRWCRGETGYPIVDAAMRQLNQTGWMHNRLRMIVASFLTKDLHVNWRLGEQYFMQKLVDGDFAANNGGWQWCASTGCDGQPYFRIFNPITQGEKFDPNGEFVKHWLPELVEVPSKFVHQPWNWPGHMQLDYPAPMVDHKQEREITLSLYTQAKDCL comes from the coding sequence ATGAAGCTGGTTTGGTTACGCAGAGACTTGCGCAGTGTGGACAACACTGCGCTCAATCATGCCATTGCGACCTCACAAGAGGTGGTTGCCTGTTTTGTGGCCACCCCTTTGCAATGGCGTGATCATCATATGGCGCCTATGCAGGCCGATCTCATTGCACGACGTTTGGCGGTGTTGGCGGAAGAACTCAACGCGCTCAACATCCCACTGTTGTACGACGAAGTGGATGACTACGCTCAAAGCGCAACACGCGTTGCTAACTGGGCTGAACAATTGGCGGTTAGTGAAGTGGTGCTTAACCGCGAATATGAAGTCAATGAGCGTGTTCGTGACGAACAGCTGGTCAATCAGCTCGCATCATCAGAGATTGGTGTTCTAGATGTTGAAGATAAGTGTGTGCAGGCACCTGGCTGCGTGTTGAATAAACAGGGGGACTATTTCAAAGTCTTTACACCGTTTAAAAAAGCGTGGCTGAAATCGTTTGTTCCACCACAGATCATTAAAACCTCAGCGGCGCAGCCGGTTGTATTGCCTGAAGCGCTGCAATCATCACTTTGGCATGAGCAGGCGCCGTTTAGCTACCCACGACAAAGCAGCGAGGAATGGTCTGTTGATTCTCAACAGATTCGTGAGACGTTAAGACACTTCTGTCATGAGGAAGTGGATCGCTATCATGAGCAGCGAGATTTCCCTGCCACGGCAGGCACCAGCGTGCTGTCTCCTTATTTGGCGATTGGCGCCATTTCGGTCAGGCAATGCATTGCACGACTGTATTGGCAGCAAAGTTATCTGTCGAACGGACGTGAAGTGTGGTTGAGCGAGCTTATTTGGCGTGAGTTCTATCATCACCTGATTCATTTTGAACCCAAGTTGGTCAAAGGGCAGGGTTTTGTCGAGTGGGAAAAACATCTGTTGTGGCCTGCAAAACCGGACTGGTTTGATCGTTGGTGTCGAGGGGAAACGGGCTATCCCATTGTGGATGCCGCGATGCGGCAACTCAACCAAACGGGATGGATGCATAATCGCTTGCGTATGATCGTGGCCAGTTTTCTCACCAAAGATTTGCACGTCAACTGGCGGTTGGGAGAGCAATACTTTATGCAAAAACTGGTGGACGGTGACTTTGCGGCCAACAATGGTGGCTGGCAATGGTGTGCCTCGACAGGGTGTGACGGTCAACCTTATTTTCGGATCTTCAATCCAATTACGCAGGGAGAGAAGTTTGACCCGAATGGCGAATTTGTGAAGCACTGGCTACCAGAACTAGTAGAGGTGCCGAGTAAGTTCGTTCACCAGCCGTGGAATTGGCCAGGTCACATGCAGTTAGATTACCCAGCGCCAATGGTTGATCACAAACAGGAAAGAGAGATAACCTTGTCTTTGTATACCCAAGCCAAGGATTGTCTCTGA
- a CDS encoding L,D-transpeptidase family protein, protein MKMPKPTLITLFCAALMSWKSDAATYDLPAEGSRLIGRIQHHVVEKGETMANIAKQYDVGFLALMAANKGVDPFLPQEGYVLSIPSEMVLPPVEYQGIVINLAELRLYYFEPELGKVHVFPVGIGRVGRDTPEMVTSIREKRPNPTWTPPASIRKEYREKGIELPKIVPAGPDNPLGEYALRLAYGSGDYLIHGTNKDFGIGLRVSAGCIRMEPKDIEWLFSQVDKGQRVKIINQPVKVSLEPGRIVYLEAHEPLTRSNGVQDELVVPIELDWWLSELNLNDAKAKAVIAAQNGVPVEVAAPGFE, encoded by the coding sequence ATGAAAATGCCAAAACCCACATTGATTACGCTTTTCTGTGCGGCATTGATGAGTTGGAAGAGCGACGCTGCGACTTATGATCTTCCCGCGGAAGGCAGTCGGTTGATTGGACGCATCCAGCATCATGTTGTTGAAAAAGGCGAAACCATGGCGAACATCGCCAAGCAATATGATGTGGGCTTTCTGGCCTTGATGGCAGCCAATAAAGGGGTCGACCCATTTCTGCCTCAGGAAGGTTATGTGCTTTCCATCCCTAGTGAAATGGTGCTTCCGCCCGTGGAGTACCAAGGCATAGTGATCAATTTAGCGGAGTTAAGGCTTTATTATTTTGAGCCCGAGTTGGGTAAGGTGCACGTTTTTCCGGTCGGAATTGGCCGAGTCGGGCGTGATACGCCAGAAATGGTCACGTCGATTCGTGAAAAACGACCGAATCCAACCTGGACACCTCCCGCTTCCATTCGTAAAGAATATCGAGAAAAAGGCATCGAGCTACCTAAAATTGTCCCGGCTGGGCCAGATAACCCGCTGGGCGAGTACGCCCTTCGCTTAGCGTATGGCAGCGGTGATTATTTGATCCACGGAACGAACAAAGATTTCGGTATCGGTTTACGCGTCAGTGCTGGCTGCATTCGCATGGAGCCAAAGGACATTGAATGGCTGTTTTCTCAAGTGGACAAAGGACAGAGAGTGAAGATCATCAACCAGCCGGTGAAAGTGTCCCTTGAGCCGGGGCGAATTGTTTACCTTGAAGCGCACGAGCCGCTCACCAGAAGCAATGGGGTTCAGGATGAGTTAGTTGTGCCAATAGAGTTGGATTGGTGGTTGAGCGAGTTAAATCTGAATGATGCGAAAGCGAAAGCGGTGATTGCAGCACAAAATGGTGTACCAGTAGAGGTAGCTGCGCCAGGTTTTGAATAA
- a CDS encoding Lpp/OprI family alanine-zipper lipoprotein, with protein MNKILIAAATSSVLLLAGCASGPDEQTKAAMAQVEDLKNQVDVLTKEVAALKSNQADAEMKAKEAATAAMAAQEEAERANERIDNIAQSYTK; from the coding sequence ATGAATAAGATCCTAATTGCAGCTGCCACCTCTTCTGTTCTTTTACTTGCCGGTTGTGCATCGGGGCCAGATGAACAAACCAAAGCAGCAATGGCGCAGGTAGAAGATCTTAAGAATCAAGTCGATGTACTGACAAAAGAAGTGGCTGCACTTAAGAGCAATCAAGCGGACGCTGAGATGAAAGCCAAAGAAGCTGCAACAGCAGCCATGGCAGCTCAAGAAGAAGCGGAACGTGCGAACGAGCGTATCGATAACATCGCTCAGTCGTACACGAAGTAA
- a CDS encoding DEAD/DEAH box helicase — translation MEKPLQFKDLGLDNRLLKNLKHLDFQKATKIQQQAIPVAIAGKDLLASSKTGSGKTLAFVLPMLHKSLKTKALSARDPRGVILAPTRELAKQVYGELRTMLGGLSYDATLIVGGENFNDQVKALARYPKFIVATPGRLADHLEHKSVFLEGLETLVLDEADRMLDLGFAPELRRIHNAAKHRRRQTLMFSATLDHAEVNDIASEMLDAPKRIAIGVSNEEHKDITQRFYLCDHLDHKEALLERVLSEAEYRQVIIFTATRSDTDRLTEKLNEKKLKAIALSGSLNQNQRNTIMSQFERTVFKILVTTDVASRGLDISTVTHVINFDMPKHTEEYVHRIGRTGRAGNKGDAISLVGPKDWDSFKRVEAYLQQDIAFSEFDDLKGKFKGIKPRKPDFRAKKQATTKKARPQKKAVSKAPAKRDKSFYQNVAVGDSVFIPKKKPAAPTEE, via the coding sequence GTGGAGAAACCTTTGCAATTTAAAGATTTAGGCTTAGATAATCGCCTACTGAAGAACCTAAAGCACTTAGATTTTCAGAAAGCGACGAAAATTCAACAGCAAGCGATTCCAGTTGCGATTGCTGGTAAAGATTTGCTGGCATCCTCAAAAACAGGTTCTGGCAAAACGCTGGCGTTTGTTTTGCCTATGCTTCATAAGTCTTTAAAAACAAAAGCATTGTCAGCGCGTGACCCGCGTGGTGTGATCCTTGCGCCTACTCGTGAACTTGCAAAACAAGTGTATGGCGAGCTTCGTACCATGCTGGGCGGCCTTTCCTACGACGCAACCTTGATCGTGGGTGGTGAGAACTTCAACGATCAGGTAAAAGCGCTGGCACGCTATCCTAAATTCATTGTCGCGACTCCAGGACGTCTTGCGGATCACTTAGAGCACAAATCTGTGTTCTTAGAAGGTCTTGAGACTTTGGTACTAGACGAAGCGGACCGTATGCTCGATTTGGGCTTTGCACCAGAGTTACGTCGTATCCACAACGCAGCGAAGCACCGTCGTCGTCAAACGTTAATGTTCTCTGCTACGTTGGATCACGCAGAAGTGAACGATATCGCATCAGAAATGCTGGATGCACCGAAGCGTATCGCTATCGGTGTGTCGAATGAAGAGCACAAAGACATCACTCAACGTTTCTACTTGTGTGATCACTTAGATCACAAAGAAGCGCTTCTAGAGCGCGTGTTGAGCGAAGCAGAATACCGTCAGGTGATCATTTTCACGGCGACACGTTCGGATACCGATCGTCTGACTGAAAAACTGAATGAGAAAAAGCTGAAAGCGATCGCGCTAAGCGGCAGTTTGAATCAAAACCAGCGCAATACCATCATGAGTCAGTTTGAACGTACCGTGTTCAAAATCTTGGTGACGACGGATGTGGCATCGCGTGGTTTGGATATTTCAACCGTGACGCACGTAATCAACTTTGATATGCCAAAGCATACGGAAGAGTATGTACACCGTATTGGTCGTACTGGCCGTGCTGGTAACAAAGGTGATGCGATCTCCTTGGTCGGCCCCAAAGACTGGGATAGCTTTAAACGTGTAGAAGCTTACCTTCAGCAAGACATCGCTTTCTCTGAATTTGATGATCTTAAGGGCAAGTTCAAAGGCATCAAACCGCGTAAACCCGATTTCCGTGCGAAGAAACAAGCTACAACGAAGAAAGCACGCCCACAGAAGAAGGCTGTGTCGAAAGCACCTGCGAAGCGCGATAAGAGCTTCTACCAAAATGTGGCAGTGGGTGATTCAGTGTTTATTCCTAAGAAAAAACCTGCCGCACCAACGGAAGAGTAA